One segment of Dolichospermum sp. DET69 DNA contains the following:
- a CDS encoding response regulator — protein sequence MYTNSDLQSSITQTIAKKKILVVDDNTDILILLQYCLQDIGGWDVITASSGNEALIKVKAEKPDAIILDGIMPQMNGLMFLKELRSIPEMQSLPVILLTGSTILTEDIPLLDLDVVGTITKPFEPMLITQQIAQFLGWKIEA from the coding sequence ATGTATACAAATAGTGATTTACAATCCAGCATTACTCAAACAATAGCCAAGAAAAAAATTTTGGTAGTTGATGACAATACTGATATCCTAATATTATTGCAGTATTGTTTACAAGATATCGGTGGGTGGGATGTAATAACTGCCAGTTCAGGCAATGAAGCATTAATTAAAGTCAAGGCAGAAAAGCCAGATGCAATTATTCTTGATGGAATCATGCCGCAAATGAATGGTTTGATGTTTTTAAAAGAACTGAGAAGCATTCCAGAAATGCAGTCTTTACCAGTAATTTTATTAACTGGCAGCACAATTTTAACTGAAGATATTCCGTTGCTAGATTTAGACGTGGTGGGAACAATTACTAAACCCTTCGAGCCTATGCTTATTACTCAACAAATTGCCCAGTTTCTCGGTTGGAAAATAGAAGCATAA
- a CDS encoding ATP-binding protein, translating to MLVDFTVENYRSIKEPVTLSAVAQKQSARKTSATSKRKGIKSDQEIAPGYYVEGWDMEILPVLAIFGANASGKSNVIQALDYLLLMMTHSTQELTSAQRIFQYAKLDTFKLDSISAKQPTRFELRTLFDNNIYTYSLEINQNHIISEKLDYALNTTKRTRRLYHRQWDGDRQKFIWKTGDDFVGPHNQLQRNIKENELFISILFKLEVERIKSLIDWIEERFVGIYLGNEELDLFRLVPMEITDEPSFNVLLEDVVKIVNKFDTGISRIEIKQKSDDALDYNIYAVHNTHEGKEIYWTFDEESLGTQRIFNLAFRILKALDSEVLTIVDELGANIHPNIVKYIIKMFQSPKTNPLNSQLIFTSHDNTLQRNNLLRRDQIWFTQKRPDHSTELYPLTDFHVRNDLAIDKAYLDGRFGAVPFLPSDEEMILQGDEECQES from the coding sequence ATGCTTGTAGACTTCACTGTTGAAAACTACCGTTCCATTAAAGAACCTGTAACTCTCAGTGCTGTTGCTCAAAAACAAAGCGCTCGCAAGACAAGCGCAACCAGCAAACGCAAAGGGATAAAATCAGATCAAGAAATTGCACCTGGGTATTATGTTGAAGGTTGGGATATGGAGATTTTACCTGTTTTAGCAATTTTTGGAGCTAACGCTTCAGGTAAAAGTAATGTTATTCAAGCTTTAGATTATTTATTGCTTATGATGACTCATAGTACACAAGAACTGACCAGCGCCCAGAGAATTTTTCAATATGCAAAATTAGATACTTTCAAATTAGATAGTATTTCTGCTAAACAACCGACAAGGTTTGAATTAAGAACTCTATTTGATAATAATATATATACTTATTCATTAGAAATTAATCAAAATCATATTATTTCTGAAAAATTGGATTATGCTTTAAATACAACCAAGCGAACTCGGCGCTTATATCATCGTCAATGGGATGGAGATAGGCAAAAATTTATTTGGAAAACTGGCGATGATTTTGTAGGTCCGCATAATCAATTACAGCGGAATATTAAAGAAAATGAGTTATTTATCAGTATATTATTTAAACTAGAAGTTGAGAGAATTAAATCTCTTATAGATTGGATAGAAGAAAGATTTGTAGGCATTTATCTGGGTAATGAAGAATTGGATTTATTCAGATTAGTACCAATGGAAATTACTGATGAGCCTTCATTCAATGTTCTTCTCGAAGATGTCGTGAAGATTGTAAATAAATTTGATACAGGAATTTCCAGAATCGAGATCAAACAAAAATCAGATGATGCGTTGGATTATAATATATATGCTGTACATAATACCCATGAAGGTAAAGAAATTTATTGGACTTTCGATGAAGAATCTCTTGGAACACAACGTATATTTAACTTAGCGTTTAGAATACTCAAGGCTCTAGACTCAGAAGTGTTAACGATTGTAGATGAATTAGGCGCAAACATTCACCCAAATATTGTAAAATATATTATCAAAATGTTTCAAAGTCCCAAAACAAATCCTCTAAATTCTCAACTGATTTTCACCAGCCATGATAATACATTACAAAGAAATAACTTACTACGACGTGATCAAATTTGGTTTACACAAAAACGTCCTGACCATAGTACAGAATTATATCCTTTAACTGATTTTCATGTCCGCAATGATTTAGCAATTGATAAAGCTTATTTAGATGGACGCTTTGGAGCAGTTCCATTTTTACCATCTGATGAAGAAATGATATTACAGGGTGATGAGGAATGTCAAGAAAGTTAG
- a CDS encoding PAS domain S-box protein produces MTKFNILTEELSEEIKLLRARLSVAEDTLQAIHQGEVDAFVIATPEGDQVFTLQSADYTYRLLVEQMCEGAVIVTSDGWILYANKAFANLLNYSLDKVISSPFHKFVLQEDVNIFQNLIQKQTQELSATAELSLVKSNQQKISVYLSANKFNIDNHYINCIIVTDLTEKKQNEEILASERFARSILEQVADSMVVCNKQRKIIRVSQVFQNLCRQNCLFQDFDDVLSLFYSKLDIQIMPIEPKIIIENRFSINTVLQGKSYQGVELYYQRADGKYFDFLLNACPLLNSIGEITGAIINLTNITERKCQEAQLQQAKLELEVRVAQRTNELANLNKSLVYTVNELEQNQKNLWEKSQLLDLAHDTILTQDLNSVITFWNHGGEEMYGWTKAEAIEKVAHVLLQTQFPIPLSEIHAQLINQGYWQGELIHIAKNGTSVTVASRWVIQKDELGNPIKILEINNNITQQKQQEIDLQDSESKFRSLSECLPIGIFLTNIQGECIYVNPCFQKIFDIKMAEVIGKNWLEIIHAENEENLSSLWLRILTDYQENFSHEIRYSHKDGKIHYAQIRLAPMLINGVQLSGYIGTVEDVTEIRAVAQIKRDFISIVSHELRTPLTAIHGSLGLLAGKVYDKNPEKQSQMINIAASQTERLVRLVNDILVLEKLESGKTAIVKQACDAAQLIRDSADTMQAKAEKYNISFNIQSLSLQVWANSDSIIQILTNLLSNAIKFSPPNSTISISNTLVDTVETQSQIFSHVSNHSVFDSLIPPYILFQVKDQGTGISADQLESIFGWFQQVDASNAREKSGTGLGLAICQSIIQKHEGQIWVESKLGQGSTFFFTLSLYTAGNR; encoded by the coding sequence ATGACTAAATTCAATATTTTAACAGAAGAACTGTCTGAAGAAATTAAACTTCTGCGAGCGAGACTAAGCGTAGCTGAAGATACATTACAGGCAATTCATCAAGGAGAAGTAGATGCTTTTGTAATTGCTACTCCAGAAGGTGATCAGGTATTCACCCTGCAAAGTGCAGATTATACTTATCGTTTGCTAGTTGAGCAAATGTGTGAGGGAGCAGTGATTGTCACATCAGATGGATGGATTTTATATGCTAATAAAGCATTTGCTAATTTACTCAATTATTCTTTAGATAAAGTTATTAGTTCCCCGTTTCACAAATTTGTGTTGCAGGAAGATGTTAATATTTTTCAAAATTTAATCCAAAAGCAAACCCAAGAATTATCAGCAACTGCTGAATTATCACTAGTCAAGAGTAATCAACAGAAAATTTCTGTTTATTTATCTGCTAATAAATTCAATATAGATAATCATTACATTAATTGTATTATTGTTACTGATTTAACAGAAAAAAAACAAAATGAAGAAATTCTAGCTTCAGAAAGGTTTGCTAGATCAATTTTAGAACAAGTTGCTGATTCTATGGTTGTTTGTAACAAACAAAGAAAAATTATCCGTGTTAGTCAAGTTTTTCAAAATCTCTGTAGACAAAATTGTCTTTTTCAAGATTTTGATGATGTATTATCATTATTTTACTCTAAATTAGATATACAGATCATGCCAATAGAGCCAAAAATCATCATCGAAAATCGCTTTTCTATTAATACAGTTTTACAAGGAAAAAGCTACCAAGGAGTAGAGCTTTATTATCAACGCGCTGATGGAAAATATTTTGATTTTCTACTCAATGCTTGTCCCTTATTAAACTCAATAGGAGAAATTACAGGAGCAATTATTAATTTGACAAATATTACAGAGCGTAAATGTCAGGAAGCCCAATTGCAGCAAGCTAAGTTAGAATTAGAAGTGCGTGTTGCTCAACGGACTAATGAACTCGCTAATCTTAATAAAAGTCTGGTTTATACAGTCAATGAGTTAGAACAAAATCAAAAAAATCTCTGGGAAAAATCACAACTTTTGGATCTAGCTCATGATACGATTTTGACCCAAGATTTAAACTCGGTAATTACTTTTTGGAATCACGGAGGAGAGGAAATGTATGGTTGGACAAAAGCTGAAGCTATAGAAAAAGTAGCTCACGTACTTTTGCAAACCCAATTTCCCATTCCCTTATCAGAAATTCATGCCCAATTAATAAATCAGGGATATTGGCAAGGTGAGTTAATTCACATTGCTAAAAATGGTACTTCTGTAACTGTAGCTAGTCGTTGGGTAATACAAAAAGATGAGTTGGGAAACCCGATTAAAATCCTAGAAATCAATAATAATATCACCCAACAAAAGCAACAAGAAATAGATTTGCAGGATAGTGAAAGTAAGTTTCGCTCTCTGAGTGAATGTTTGCCAATAGGGATATTTTTAACTAATATTCAGGGTGAATGTATATATGTTAATCCCTGTTTTCAAAAGATTTTTGATATAAAGATGGCAGAAGTTATAGGCAAAAATTGGTTAGAAATTATTCATGCAGAAAATGAAGAGAATTTATCTAGTCTTTGGTTGAGGATATTGACAGATTACCAAGAAAATTTTAGTCACGAAATTCGTTATTCTCACAAAGATGGTAAAATCCATTATGCACAAATTCGACTCGCTCCCATGTTGATAAACGGTGTGCAATTAAGTGGTTATATTGGCACTGTGGAAGATGTAACAGAAATTCGCGCAGTTGCACAAATAAAACGAGATTTTATTTCTATTGTTAGTCATGAATTGCGAACACCATTAACAGCAATACATGGTTCTTTAGGACTTTTAGCAGGTAAAGTCTATGACAAAAACCCAGAAAAGCAGAGTCAGATGATCAATATTGCTGCATCTCAAACAGAGCGTTTAGTTAGGTTAGTTAATGATATTTTGGTACTAGAAAAGTTAGAATCTGGTAAGACCGCAATAGTCAAACAAGCCTGTGATGCTGCTCAATTAATCAGAGATTCGGCAGATACAATGCAGGCAAAAGCGGAAAAATATAATATCAGTTTTAATATTCAATCTCTCTCTTTACAAGTTTGGGCTAACTCTGATTCTATTATTCAGATATTAACAAATCTGTTAAGTAATGCCATTAAATTTTCACCACCTAACAGCACTATTTCCATTAGTAATACATTAGTTGACACTGTAGAAACTCAATCCCAAATATTTTCTCATGTGAGTAATCATTCTGTTTTTGACTCCCTGATACCTCCTTACATTCTGTTTCAGGTAAAAGACCAAGGAACAGGAATTTCCGCAGACCAATTAGAGAGTATATTTGGTTGGTTTCAACAAGTTGATGCTTCCAATGCCCGAGAAAAAAGTGGTACCGGTTTGGGACTAGCTATTTGCCAAAGCATCATCCAAAAACATGAAGGACAAATTTGGGTAGAAAGCAAATTAGGTCAAGGTAGTACATTTTTCTTTACATTGTCTCTATATACAGCAGGGAATAGGTAA
- a CDS encoding GTPase family protein, with protein MIRLKLWQWIILVSPIAVIISFLLISAGTQIHAWGLSWIWALFTFVFVGWRWLLVRWTKPAVNQIEAVLAEVREELETTTENNLIRGTDTTKEVETALQNILTAAANDLPIWEDWQTFWKRCQDLVVAISHIYNPEVKYPLLNIYIPQVYGLIRGTVDDMDQWMQKLSSVLNQVTVGQAYQTYEVYRKLEPSARKLWKVWNWAQWVLNPLTAVAKKASEGVGNRASQELLINLSQLLREAALRNLCKQAIALYAGTKIELPTPALPQVKTQTLRDILTQAEPPEIVAQKPVNILIIGRTGAGKSSLINTLFQDELAAVDVLPSTDTIQNYHWETENGETLNLWDTPGYEQVKREDLRDLVIDYASNADLLLLVTPALDPALQMDVDFLQDVKSEVADLPIITIVTQVDRLRPIREWQPPYNWESGEKPKEISIREATKYRQQLLGNFANLVLPIVTNDPKTNRIDWNIEALSSGLLAAIDPAKQLRLTRFLRNLETRTTAAANIIEHYTFQMTTTQGIAALLKSPVLQFISTLSTGSPTLAYLLAEQIPIEQLPIVIGKLQMAYELFPLLNTDNSKTRNFDLLSLWPLLLENPSTPDRNAWAFGHALIEYWTQDLTIEQLRTRFNYYLQQ; from the coding sequence ATGATCCGGTTAAAACTCTGGCAATGGATTATTTTAGTCTCACCAATTGCGGTAATTATCTCTTTTCTTCTTATCTCCGCAGGAACGCAAATTCACGCTTGGGGATTAAGTTGGATTTGGGCTTTATTCACATTTGTATTTGTCGGTTGGCGTTGGTTATTAGTTCGCTGGACTAAACCGGCTGTCAATCAAATTGAAGCTGTTTTAGCAGAAGTTCGAGAAGAGTTAGAAACTACCACAGAGAATAATTTAATTAGGGGAACAGATACTACTAAAGAAGTAGAAACAGCATTACAAAATATTCTCACCGCAGCCGCAAATGATTTACCTATTTGGGAAGATTGGCAAACCTTCTGGAAAAGATGTCAAGATTTAGTAGTAGCAATTTCTCATATTTATAATCCTGAAGTTAAATATCCGCTTTTAAATATTTACATTCCCCAAGTTTATGGTTTAATTCGGGGAACAGTAGATGATATGGATCAATGGATGCAAAAATTATCTTCTGTGCTTAATCAAGTAACAGTTGGACAAGCTTATCAAACCTATGAAGTTTATCGCAAACTAGAACCCTCGGCGCGGAAATTGTGGAAAGTTTGGAATTGGGCGCAATGGGTATTAAATCCTCTGACTGCGGTGGCAAAAAAAGCGAGTGAAGGTGTTGGTAATCGAGCTTCTCAAGAATTATTAATAAATTTAAGTCAACTATTACGAGAAGCGGCTTTGCGGAATTTATGTAAACAAGCGATCGCTCTCTATGCAGGGACTAAAATTGAATTACCTACCCCCGCCCTACCCCAAGTTAAAACCCAAACCCTGCGAGACATTCTCACTCAAGCTGAACCCCCGGAAATCGTTGCCCAAAAACCCGTAAATATTCTCATTATTGGGCGCACAGGTGCAGGTAAAAGTAGTTTAATTAATACTCTTTTTCAAGATGAATTAGCTGCGGTTGATGTTTTACCCAGTACAGATACAATTCAAAATTACCATTGGGAAACAGAAAATGGGGAAACTCTCAACCTTTGGGATACTCCCGGTTATGAACAGGTAAAACGGGAAGATTTGCGAGATTTAGTGATTGATTATGCTAGTAATGCTGATTTACTATTATTAGTTACTCCAGCACTTGATCCAGCTTTGCAAATGGATGTAGATTTTCTCCAAGATGTAAAATCAGAAGTGGCAGATTTACCGATTATTACCATTGTAACTCAAGTAGATCGGTTGCGTCCTATCCGTGAATGGCAACCTCCTTATAATTGGGAAAGTGGAGAGAAACCAAAAGAGATTTCTATTCGAGAAGCGACAAAATACCGCCAACAACTATTAGGAAATTTCGCTAATTTAGTTTTACCTATCGTTACAAATGATCCGAAAACTAATCGTATTGATTGGAATATAGAAGCCTTATCTTCAGGATTATTAGCAGCAATAGATCCGGCTAAACAATTACGGCTAACTCGCTTTTTACGGAATTTAGAAACTCGCACCACAGCAGCAGCTAATATTATTGAGCATTACACATTTCAGATGACAACTACCCAAGGAATTGCTGCATTACTAAAAAGTCCCGTTTTGCAATTTATTTCCACATTATCAACAGGTTCTCCTACTCTTGCTTATTTACTCGCAGAACAAATACCCATTGAACAATTACCCATAGTAATTGGCAAATTACAAATGGCTTATGAACTTTTTCCCCTATTAAATACAGACAATTCCAAAACCCGCAACTTTGATTTATTATCTCTATGGCCATTGTTGTTAGAGAACCCATCTACACCAGATCGTAATGCTTGGGCTTTTGGTCATGCTTTAATAGAATATTGGACGCAAGATTTAACAATTGAACAATTGCGAACCAGATTTAATTATTATCTTCAACAGTGA
- a CDS encoding ABC transporter permease, which translates to MQSSNDLSKTEKLQSGWKNWLSPLVLLAPSGIWLLILLVLPTLIIFELSLVPDIRPGDLVNPSGWGNYIRIFEPIYLKVIFNSLFLAFATTIITLILGFPVAYWIALIVPQRWQNLLVLAFVLPLWTSSLLRSYAWITILRPTGLLNSLLTSFGLPTLDILNSNSAVLIGMSYSLLPYMVLILYASLEKLDKQLLEAAADLGANPVQTFCKVTVPQVLPGIAAGSLLVFITGLGDFIDPELLGGASSMTAARLVYNQFLGASQNWGFGSALSMALILMVSIAIAFVIKFDKTK; encoded by the coding sequence ATGCAATCTTCTAACGATCTGAGCAAAACCGAGAAATTACAATCTGGGTGGAAAAATTGGTTATCTCCCTTGGTATTACTAGCACCATCTGGTATTTGGTTATTAATACTGCTAGTTTTGCCAACATTAATCATTTTTGAATTAAGTTTAGTACCGGATATTCGACCAGGTGATCTAGTAAATCCTAGTGGTTGGGGTAACTATATTCGCATTTTTGAACCGATTTATTTAAAAGTTATATTCAACTCACTTTTTTTAGCATTTGCTACTACTATTATTACTTTAATTTTAGGTTTTCCCGTTGCTTATTGGATTGCTTTAATTGTGCCACAGCGTTGGCAAAATTTATTAGTTTTGGCTTTTGTTTTGCCTTTATGGACTTCTTCTTTATTGCGTTCTTACGCATGGATTACAATTTTGCGTCCTACTGGATTATTAAATAGTTTATTAACCAGTTTTGGTTTACCTACATTAGATATTCTGAATAGTAACTCAGCCGTATTAATTGGGATGAGTTACAGCTTGTTACCTTATATGGTGTTAATTTTATATGCTTCTTTAGAAAAGTTAGATAAACAGTTATTAGAAGCTGCTGCTGATTTGGGTGCAAATCCAGTACAAACTTTTTGCAAGGTGACTGTACCGCAAGTTTTACCAGGAATTGCTGCTGGTTCCCTGCTAGTTTTTATTACTGGGTTGGGGGATTTTATAGACCCTGAATTACTTGGTGGTGCTTCGAGTATGACGGCTGCGCGGTTAGTTTATAATCAGTTTCTTGGTGCTAGTCAAAATTGGGGTTTTGGTTCAGCTTTGAGTATGGCATTGATTTTGATGGTGAGTATTGCGATCGCTTTTGTGATTAAATTTGATAAAACTAAATAA
- a CDS encoding DUF1622 domain-containing protein — protein MALFEQLESGLSFFVTLLKFLLESISVFCILLGVLKSGKIAISLNHHHSQNRFLQIRLNFGIWLVLALEFQLGADILSTTYHSTFESLGKLGIVALIRTFLNYFLTQELNQKQ, from the coding sequence ATGGCATTATTTGAACAGCTAGAGAGTGGGTTATCATTTTTTGTAACCTTGCTGAAATTCTTACTAGAATCTATTTCTGTCTTTTGTATTTTATTGGGTGTATTAAAAAGCGGAAAAATAGCAATTTCTCTGAACCATCATCATAGTCAAAACAGATTTCTGCAAATCCGGCTCAACTTTGGCATTTGGCTAGTGCTGGCATTAGAATTTCAATTAGGAGCAGATATTCTTTCTACAACCTACCATTCAACCTTTGAGTCTCTAGGAAAATTAGGAATTGTTGCCTTAATTAGAACTTTCCTCAATTATTTTCTGACTCAAGAACTCAATCAAAAACAATAA
- a CDS encoding RloB domain-containing protein: MSRKLERRQPTRKITQKILIACEGSKTEPIYFNSIRNELRSSTLEIIVLDNQGKTDPGNIIEILIEKRQQMKNEKRWTTNDAAWAVFDGDEHIEKSRKSWETAINRANSQKINLAITNPCFELWYLIHFQDHFAEINRDKLVKLLDKHIPGYNKSTCFYPKPLKPLTEKAIQSAEKIAKQILRNELYEYSNPCCSGLPKLISSLLGLI; encoded by the coding sequence ATGTCAAGAAAGTTAGAACGTCGTCAACCTACCAGGAAAATTACTCAAAAAATATTAATTGCTTGTGAAGGAAGTAAAACCGAACCAATTTATTTCAATAGCATTCGTAATGAATTACGTTCATCAACTTTAGAGATTATTGTATTGGATAATCAAGGAAAAACTGACCCAGGTAACATTATTGAAATACTCATCGAAAAACGACAGCAGATGAAAAATGAAAAAAGATGGACTACAAATGATGCTGCTTGGGCTGTTTTTGATGGAGATGAACATATTGAAAAAAGTCGTAAAAGTTGGGAAACTGCGATTAATCGAGCTAATAGTCAAAAGATTAATTTAGCAATTACAAATCCTTGTTTTGAACTTTGGTATTTAATTCATTTTCAAGATCATTTTGCAGAAATTAATCGTGATAAGTTAGTTAAATTATTAGATAAACATATCCCTGGCTATAACAAATCAACGTGTTTCTATCCCAAACCATTAAAACCATTAACTGAAAAAGCTATTCAATCTGCTGAAAAAATCGCAAAGCAAATATTACGTAATGAATTATATGAATACTCTAATCCTTGTTGTAGTGGTTTACCAAAACTAATTAGTAGTTTATTAGGTTTAATTTAA
- a CDS encoding spermidine/putrescine ABC transporter substrate-binding protein, whose amino-acid sequence MTNRRNFLKKMAAFSTLSLGSCGWRLANVGSNYISSNHNDKLYIYTWTQYTDKELLTTFTTQTGMKVIADVYESNDVMLAKLQAGGGGTYSIIYPSDYMVQKMAEKGLLTEIDHSRLIGLDNLLPQFSNPIYDPNNRYSIPFNWGTTGLLYNSEKLANPPEDWEYLWQNQDKLNKRFTLLNDVREVMGATLRMLGYSYNSQNENEVKQAYQKLQLLKPAIAAFDTDAWQNKILAGDLSIAMCYSADAVRISKENPKLKFVIPRSGSSLWTDTIVIPKSNPNIAGAYAWINLILRPEVAAAISERLYISTPNRAGFEQLPQEIQENTNLFPPESLLAKCERVTPLGKFEEVYERYWTQLLT is encoded by the coding sequence ATGACTAACAGACGTAATTTTCTCAAAAAAATGGCGGCATTTTCTACCTTATCTTTAGGTAGTTGTGGTTGGCGACTAGCTAATGTGGGGTCAAACTATATTAGCTCTAATCATAATGACAAACTATATATTTATACCTGGACACAATATACAGATAAAGAATTACTAACTACCTTTACTACCCAAACAGGGATGAAAGTAATAGCAGATGTATATGAATCCAATGATGTGATGTTGGCGAAGTTACAAGCTGGAGGTGGTGGTACTTATAGCATCATCTATCCATCTGACTATATGGTACAGAAGATGGCAGAAAAAGGGTTATTAACAGAAATAGATCATAGCCGTTTAATTGGCTTAGATAATTTATTGCCCCAATTTTCTAATCCTATTTATGACCCCAATAACCGTTATAGTATTCCCTTTAATTGGGGAACAACTGGTTTACTATACAACTCAGAAAAATTGGCAAATCCCCCAGAAGATTGGGAATATCTTTGGCAAAATCAGGATAAGCTAAATAAACGCTTTACCTTACTCAATGATGTGCGGGAGGTAATGGGGGCAACGTTGCGGATGTTGGGTTATTCCTATAATTCACAAAATGAAAATGAAGTTAAACAAGCATATCAGAAATTACAATTATTAAAACCTGCGATCGCTGCTTTTGATACTGATGCTTGGCAAAATAAAATTCTGGCGGGAGACTTATCAATTGCGATGTGTTATTCTGCTGATGCAGTCAGAATTTCTAAAGAAAACCCCAAATTAAAATTTGTAATTCCTCGCAGTGGTTCATCATTATGGACTGATACTATTGTTATTCCCAAATCTAATCCTAATATAGCTGGTGCTTATGCCTGGATTAATTTAATTTTGCGACCAGAAGTAGCAGCAGCAATTTCTGAAAGATTATATATTTCTACTCCTAATCGGGCTGGATTTGAACAATTACCACAGGAAATTCAAGAGAATACTAATTTATTTCCGCCTGAATCACTTTTAGCAAAGTGTGAACGTGTGACTCCTTTAGGAAAATTTGAAGAAGTATATGAACGCTATTGGACTCAATTACTAACTTAA
- a CDS encoding response regulator — MSKKRVLVVDDEIAIQTIIQCCLEDIAGWEVLVASSGQAGLKLAESEHPDGILLDVSMPQMTGIETLEKLQANVNTQHIPVIFVTAKVQPEDREQFSQLGILGILVKPFNPMNLVNEVANLFGWQV, encoded by the coding sequence ATGTCTAAAAAACGAGTGCTAGTAGTTGATGATGAAATTGCAATTCAAACTATCATTCAGTGTTGCTTAGAAGATATTGCTGGTTGGGAAGTTTTAGTTGCTAGTTCAGGTCAAGCGGGATTAAAATTAGCTGAATCTGAACATCCAGATGGTATACTTTTAGATGTCTCTATGCCCCAAATGACTGGAATTGAAACATTAGAAAAACTGCAAGCTAATGTGAATACTCAACATATTCCAGTTATCTTTGTCACAGCAAAAGTACAACCTGAAGATAGAGAACAATTTTCTCAGTTAGGAATTTTGGGTATCCTAGTTAAACCCTTTAATCCCATGAATCTTGTGAATGAAGTAGCTAATTTATTTGGTTGGCAAGTTTGA
- a CDS encoding bile acid:sodium symporter: MHHPLLLIFVKITIFSLMLAIGCNLCFEEMLSLWRKPALLFRALLAVVVLVPLVVIVLLKLFNLPPEVMTGLALLAASPGAPLTTKRAQMAGCRFSYSASFQLTLAILAVCVTPITLEIFVTLFENISEKVTILEVTRQVIMVQLLPVSIGLLLQKFVPKFVENIAQPLNFIANSLFFVLVVLAGILGIPLFFKVWGLPMVVITIMVIASLAIGHSLGGNNDDTQPILAISCIARNVGLALFIAILNNVEQKVIPTLIAYVILGAILGSFYSIWNKRKLDQQPNLKIRPHP, encoded by the coding sequence ATGCACCATCCTTTACTGTTGATTTTCGTTAAAATCACGATTTTTTCTTTAATGTTAGCCATAGGATGCAATCTCTGTTTTGAAGAAATGCTTTCCCTATGGCGAAAACCTGCTTTACTATTCCGGGCGCTTTTAGCCGTTGTGGTGCTAGTTCCTCTAGTGGTTATTGTCCTGCTAAAACTGTTTAACTTACCCCCAGAAGTAATGACAGGATTAGCTTTGTTGGCGGCTTCTCCAGGTGCGCCTCTGACCACAAAACGAGCGCAAATGGCTGGATGTAGATTTTCCTACTCAGCGAGTTTTCAGTTAACTCTCGCTATACTTGCAGTCTGCGTTACTCCTATTACCTTGGAAATTTTTGTCACCCTATTTGAGAATATTTCAGAAAAAGTGACAATTTTAGAAGTTACCCGACAAGTGATCATGGTACAGTTATTGCCTGTCAGTATCGGTCTGTTGCTGCAAAAGTTTGTGCCTAAATTTGTCGAAAATATCGCTCAACCTTTAAATTTTATTGCTAATAGTCTTTTTTTCGTACTGGTTGTTTTGGCTGGTATTTTAGGGATTCCCCTATTTTTCAAAGTTTGGGGATTACCAATGGTTGTTATTACCATCATGGTAATTGCCTCCTTAGCAATAGGACACAGTTTAGGAGGTAACAATGATGATACACAACCGATTTTAGCAATTTCCTGTATTGCTCGTAATGTTGGTTTAGCCTTGTTTATCGCTATTTTGAATAACGTAGAACAAAAGGTAATTCCCACACTCATAGCTTATGTAATTTTGGGAGCAATTTTAGGTAGTTTTTACTCAATTTGGAATAAACGCAAATTAGATCAACAACCTAACTTGAAAATAAGACCCCACCCCTAA